One Polycladomyces zharkentensis genomic region harbors:
- a CDS encoding glycerate kinase, translating to MKVLIASDSFKGSLSSAQVVEAGRMAAERVDRRIEVEGLPIADGGEGTVDCVLQAVEGKRIPVKTVDPLGRPITADLAVVGQTAIVELASASGLTLLSPAERNPYQTSTYGTGLLIRYALDLPEIREILVAVGGSATNDGGLGMAQALGLTAWDKKGRPVKQGGQHVGEVAKLDTSGMHPRLKEVKIRVACDVDNPLYGENGASQVFGPQKGATSEMVKMLDANLRRLSDVIRHDLGVDVSRLPGGGAAGGTGAGLAAFCGARLEPGIELLLDVCRFDERVKEVDLVITGEGRTDRQTLRGKAPVGVAKRAKRYGKPVICVSGAYDPAVAKELRACGIDGVFSLCPGPTDEEKAFAHASEWMVSTLENVFGLWLGVAG from the coding sequence ATGAAGGTGTTGATTGCCTCCGATTCTTTCAAAGGCAGTTTGTCTTCCGCGCAAGTGGTGGAAGCGGGACGTATGGCGGCGGAACGAGTCGATCGACGCATTGAAGTGGAGGGACTGCCGATCGCCGACGGTGGGGAAGGAACGGTGGATTGCGTGTTGCAGGCTGTTGAAGGGAAACGAATCCCGGTGAAGACGGTGGACCCGTTGGGTCGTCCGATCACCGCTGATTTGGCCGTGGTGGGACAAACGGCGATCGTGGAGCTGGCTTCGGCTTCAGGGTTAACGCTGTTGTCTCCCGCGGAGCGCAATCCGTATCAGACGTCTACATACGGGACGGGCTTGTTGATCCGGTATGCACTGGATCTGCCCGAAATCAGGGAGATTTTGGTGGCTGTCGGCGGCAGTGCCACCAATGACGGCGGGCTGGGCATGGCGCAGGCACTCGGACTGACAGCATGGGACAAAAAGGGAAGACCGGTGAAACAGGGCGGTCAACATGTGGGAGAGGTGGCGAAACTGGACACGAGCGGGATGCACCCGCGGTTGAAAGAGGTGAAGATCCGTGTGGCCTGTGATGTGGACAATCCTTTGTACGGGGAAAATGGTGCTTCCCAGGTGTTCGGCCCGCAAAAAGGAGCGACATCCGAGATGGTAAAGATGTTGGATGCGAATCTGCGCCGGTTGTCCGATGTGATACGACACGATTTGGGCGTGGATGTGTCCCGTCTGCCCGGAGGAGGGGCGGCCGGCGGGACGGGTGCGGGATTGGCGGCATTTTGCGGGGCTCGACTGGAACCGGGCATTGAGTTGTTGTTGGATGTATGCCGGTTTGACGAGCGGGTGAAAGAAGTGGATTTGGTCATCACCGGGGAAGGTAGGACGGACCGTCAGACCCTGCGCGGTAAAGCGCCGGTCGGAGTGGCCAAACGGGCGAAGCGGTACGGAAAGCCGGTGATCTGCGTGTCCGGTGCATATGATCCTGCGGTGGCAAAGGAGTTGAGAGCGTGCGGAATCGATGGCGTGTTCAGTCTTTGTCCGGGGCCGACGGATGAGGAAAAGGCGTTTGCGCATGCATCCGAATGGATGGTGTCCACGCTGGAAAACGTATTTGGTTTGTGGTTGGGTGTTGCCGGGTGA
- a CDS encoding copper resistance CopC family protein — MNRKWIRYIGLWLCIWLVPSLAVAHTHLKQSTPGDGETVSQPVQKITLVFEERIEQGGSVELHDGAGHTVKPASVKVQGDTLEATLGSALPAGHYTAQWKIIGLDGHPMQGSFQFEVKADQTSAGQKLSKAPNQQPAPHHNQHSAPAKKSASSPVIWVVALLVLSAAVIAGWLFRRKPKA; from the coding sequence GTGAACCGAAAATGGATTAGGTATATCGGTTTGTGGTTGTGTATCTGGCTCGTGCCTTCATTGGCGGTGGCCCACACGCACCTGAAACAATCGACGCCGGGTGACGGGGAAACGGTGTCGCAACCAGTACAGAAGATCACGTTGGTGTTTGAGGAGCGCATCGAACAGGGAGGGTCGGTGGAACTTCATGACGGAGCCGGGCACACAGTGAAACCCGCTTCCGTGAAGGTTCAAGGGGATACGTTGGAAGCGACGCTGGGATCTGCCTTGCCGGCCGGCCATTACACCGCACAATGGAAAATCATCGGATTGGACGGTCATCCGATGCAAGGGTCGTTTCAGTTCGAGGTGAAGGCGGACCAAACATCAGCCGGTCAAAAACTGTCAAAGGCACCCAATCAACAGCCCGCGCCGCATCACAACCAACATTCCGCTCCGGCGAAAAAATCCGCTTCATCTCCGGTGATTTGGGTGGTGGCCTTACTGGTACTCAGTGCCGCGGTGATAGCGGGCTGGCTGTTCCGGAGGAAGCCGAAAGCATGA
- a CDS encoding copper resistance D family protein, giving the protein MIAWVQTLAETMAVTCLALLTGGALLSLVADEYKPILVFPQRLFPFAALLAGIVSFVPVLRPVLFLAPDTGWMEAVRLGVFHSRTGQVWLGLLAASVLLALLLLVRNLRSSGWTAGWALCGTWMMILIKSWMGHVASVSGISGWVLQSVHLTAVCVWAGILMVVGFFTVDTVRWLSFLRWFTPTAIGCVTAVILAGWGLMGIIAPQYVASWVLPYGEALLFKQWTTAGVLVTAGVNGGWIRRKLARGEEVNPLPWIRAEAVLILLVVAITAWMSQEAAPHTVAETVQAVGVSPLFEGLFPGKWHPGLRAEWQGLFLGGLSILVALTLLAMIPLLYRQRRSAYGAVWLAGLAACAGVLGVLVWAYGG; this is encoded by the coding sequence ATGATCGCATGGGTCCAAACGTTGGCCGAGACGATGGCAGTGACGTGCCTCGCCCTGTTGACGGGCGGGGCGCTTCTTTCACTGGTGGCGGACGAGTACAAACCGATCCTCGTATTTCCTCAGCGGCTGTTTCCCTTTGCCGCTCTGTTAGCGGGGATTGTTTCTTTTGTTCCCGTCCTGCGTCCGGTTCTTTTTTTGGCACCGGATACGGGGTGGATGGAGGCCGTTCGTCTGGGGGTGTTTCACTCGCGTACCGGGCAAGTGTGGCTGGGTTTGTTGGCAGCATCGGTATTACTCGCCCTGCTTCTTCTGGTGCGGAATTTACGCAGCTCCGGATGGACGGCCGGTTGGGCCTTGTGCGGTACATGGATGATGATCCTGATCAAGTCGTGGATGGGCCACGTCGCATCGGTTTCTGGTATCAGTGGTTGGGTTTTGCAATCGGTTCATCTGACCGCGGTATGTGTATGGGCGGGTATATTGATGGTGGTCGGTTTCTTTACTGTTGACACCGTGCGCTGGCTTTCTTTCCTTCGTTGGTTTACACCGACGGCAATCGGTTGCGTAACGGCCGTCATCCTGGCCGGTTGGGGATTGATGGGCATCATTGCTCCCCAGTATGTTGCTTCCTGGGTTTTGCCTTATGGGGAAGCGTTGTTGTTCAAACAATGGACAACGGCGGGAGTTTTGGTCACGGCCGGGGTAAATGGCGGATGGATTCGCCGCAAACTGGCACGGGGGGAAGAGGTGAATCCCCTGCCCTGGATCCGTGCGGAAGCGGTCCTGATTTTGCTGGTGGTGGCGATCACCGCATGGATGAGTCAGGAAGCGGCACCGCACACCGTGGCGGAGACAGTGCAGGCTGTTGGTGTATCCCCGTTGTTTGAAGGATTGTTTCCCGGGAAATGGCATCCCGGTTTACGTGCCGAATGGCAGGGACTTTTCCTCGGGGGATTGTCGATTTTAGTGGCGCTGACGCTTTTGGCGATGATTCCGTTGTTGTACCGCCAGCGACGCTCGGCCTACGGTGCGGTCTGGTTGGCCGGTTTGGCGGCGTGTGCCGGTGTTTTGGGCGTGTTGGTTTGGGCATACGGCGGTTAA
- a CDS encoding GTP-binding protein — MKEKIPVTVLSGYLGSGKTTILNHVLQNRQGLRVAVIVNDMSEINVDAGLIDRSGALSRTEEKLVEMSNGCICCTLREDLLREVERLARQGRFDYILIESSGISEPVPVAQTFTYLDEEHGIDLSSLCRLDCMVTVVDAYRFWHDFASGETLLDRQQAVSEEDTRDVSDLLIDQIEFCDVLILNKCDLVEEGELQRLEAVLRKLQPQAKLIRTSHGRINPSEILNTGLFDLERASQAAGWIQELQKDSHTPETEEYGISSFVYRRRRPFHPERLARWMEEWPETVVRAKGMMWLATRHDTAVLLSQAGPSIQVGPMGHWIAALEEEEMEKVLAAEPETARRWHPIWGDRVTELVLIGVDMDRQQVERELDACLLTDEEMLSDWSAFPDPLPGAAEGNVSLA; from the coding sequence ATGAAAGAGAAAATACCGGTCACCGTATTGAGCGGCTATCTGGGATCGGGGAAAACGACGATTCTCAACCATGTTTTGCAAAATCGGCAAGGGCTCAGAGTGGCCGTGATTGTCAATGATATGAGCGAGATCAATGTGGATGCCGGACTGATCGACCGGAGCGGCGCATTGTCCCGGACGGAAGAGAAGTTGGTGGAGATGTCCAACGGGTGCATTTGCTGTACACTGCGGGAGGATTTGTTGCGGGAAGTGGAGCGGTTGGCCAGGCAGGGCCGGTTCGATTACATATTGATTGAGTCGTCAGGGATCAGCGAGCCGGTGCCGGTTGCCCAGACATTCACCTACTTGGATGAGGAACACGGTATTGATCTGTCGTCACTGTGCCGGCTGGACTGTATGGTGACCGTGGTGGATGCGTACCGTTTCTGGCATGATTTCGCTTCGGGCGAGACCTTGTTGGACCGTCAGCAGGCAGTAAGTGAAGAGGATACACGGGATGTGTCCGATTTGTTGATTGACCAGATTGAGTTTTGCGACGTCCTGATCCTCAACAAATGCGATCTGGTGGAGGAGGGGGAATTGCAACGGCTGGAGGCCGTTTTGCGCAAACTGCAACCGCAAGCCAAGCTGATCCGCACTTCTCACGGTCGTATCAACCCGTCGGAAATCCTGAACACAGGCTTGTTTGACCTGGAGCGGGCCAGTCAGGCGGCCGGCTGGATTCAGGAATTGCAAAAAGACAGCCATACTCCCGAAACGGAGGAGTACGGCATTTCTTCTTTCGTCTACCGGCGACGTCGGCCTTTTCATCCTGAACGGTTGGCCCGCTGGATGGAAGAGTGGCCGGAAACGGTCGTTCGCGCCAAAGGCATGATGTGGCTGGCCACGCGCCATGACACCGCCGTGCTGCTTTCGCAGGCGGGACCGTCCATTCAAGTGGGACCGATGGGCCATTGGATTGCCGCCCTGGAGGAAGAGGAGATGGAGAAGGTGTTGGCGGCCGAACCGGAGACGGCACGGCGGTGGCACCCCATTTGGGGAGATCGTGTCACGGAGTTGGTGCTGATCGGGGTAGACATGGATCGGCAACAAGTGGAACGCGAGTTGGATGCATGTTTGTTGACCGATGAGGAAATGCTGTCCGATTGGTCCGCTTTTCCCGATCCGTTGCCGGGTGCGGCAGAGGGGAATGTATCTTTGGCCTGA
- a CDS encoding MurR/RpiR family transcriptional regulator, with the protein MSDKQDVFQRIRENISRMSKSQRKIAAYIETHPDSVPFLTTAQLAKQAGVGEATVIRFATTLGFAGFTEMQRSLQEQLRKRVTTVERLDMAEEMYSEEQRIAYEVLSDDLSNLKQTIQMLDIDMFGKAVQQINEAKSVTIIAFRSSHALGSFLAFYLHLLKKNTRLITESDTMYEQLSTLGSNDLVIGISFSRYTSRTVQALQYVRKNGVRTLAITDSHRSPLANATDLYLIAASNSPSFLDSFVAPLSLINALLIAVARMNKQEITRHLTNMEYLWEMEGIYYPEENRK; encoded by the coding sequence TTGTCCGACAAGCAAGACGTTTTTCAAAGAATACGCGAGAATATCAGCCGGATGAGCAAGTCACAACGGAAAATTGCGGCTTATATCGAGACACACCCGGACAGCGTACCGTTTTTGACAACGGCCCAGTTGGCCAAACAAGCAGGCGTGGGCGAAGCGACCGTCATCCGCTTCGCCACCACCCTCGGATTTGCGGGATTTACGGAAATGCAACGCAGTTTGCAGGAGCAGCTTCGCAAACGTGTCACAACGGTCGAACGGCTGGACATGGCGGAAGAAATGTACTCCGAAGAACAACGCATCGCCTATGAAGTTTTGTCCGATGATCTGTCCAATTTGAAACAAACCATTCAGATGTTGGACATCGACATGTTCGGCAAAGCGGTTCAACAGATCAACGAAGCAAAATCCGTCACCATCATCGCGTTCCGCAGCTCCCATGCTTTGGGTTCCTTCTTGGCGTTTTATCTGCATTTGCTGAAGAAAAACACCCGGCTGATCACGGAATCCGATACGATGTATGAACAACTTTCCACACTGGGTTCGAATGATTTGGTCATTGGAATCAGCTTTTCCCGCTATACGTCACGAACGGTTCAAGCCTTGCAATATGTTAGGAAGAACGGGGTGAGGACATTGGCGATTACCGATTCCCACCGTTCTCCTCTGGCGAACGCGACGGATCTATACCTGATCGCCGCGAGCAACTCGCCGTCTTTCCTCGACTCCTTCGTCGCCCCGCTCAGCCTGATCAACGCGTTATTGATCGCGGTTGCAAGGATGAATAAACAGGAAATCACTCGTCATCTGACAAATATGGAGTACTTGTGGGAGATGGAAGGGATTTATTATCCTGAGGAGAACCGAAAGTGA
- a CDS encoding aspartate aminotransferase family protein — MMEMDAPFVRKTARSAQMYREAARWIPGGVTANIKYFAPYPIVMDSASGAYLYDVDGNQYIDYNLCYGALILGHGDQRIIAAINDTFSQIGTTIFGTPHPLEAEMARVLVDLYPGIEKVRFTNSGLEATLLAIRLAMAWTGRKKLAKFEGHYHGSYDQVLISVTSQKRKREQRPVKTLDSLALPDYYAENTVVLPFNEWDQTEEILHQHRHEIAAVIMEPVQGGFIPPDETFLKRLRELTHQYGIVLIFDEVKTGFRTGLSGAQGLYGVIPDLTALGKVLGGGFPVGAVGGRGEMMEICSPAGGVDILTTEQRQPSLGQGQPLFHSGTYNGHPVVLTAGLATIQTLQESGVYPQLEANTTQLRKGMEEILNRYGIASQTIGVGSIFNLVLSDQPVRRIQDVLESNLSLRRKLDTHLLNQGVFIKPLNRFSLSTAHTAEVIDETLERLELAVKSLVRK; from the coding sequence ATGATGGAAATGGATGCTCCCTTCGTCCGCAAGACTGCTCGTTCCGCCCAAATGTACCGTGAAGCGGCCCGGTGGATACCGGGTGGAGTCACAGCCAACATCAAATATTTCGCTCCCTACCCCATCGTCATGGACTCAGCTTCCGGCGCTTACCTGTACGATGTTGACGGCAATCAATATATTGATTACAACCTATGTTACGGAGCGCTCATTTTGGGGCACGGGGATCAGAGAATCATCGCTGCCATCAACGATACATTCTCGCAAATCGGTACCACGATCTTCGGAACACCCCACCCTCTGGAAGCGGAAATGGCCCGCGTATTGGTCGACTTGTACCCCGGGATCGAAAAGGTTCGCTTCACCAACTCGGGATTGGAAGCCACATTGCTGGCCATTCGCTTGGCCATGGCGTGGACCGGGAGAAAAAAGTTGGCCAAGTTTGAAGGTCACTATCACGGAAGTTATGATCAAGTGCTGATCAGCGTCACTTCCCAAAAACGAAAGCGCGAGCAGCGTCCGGTAAAAACGTTGGATTCCCTCGCTCTGCCGGATTATTACGCAGAAAACACCGTGGTCCTCCCGTTTAATGAATGGGACCAAACGGAAGAGATCCTCCATCAACATCGCCATGAAATCGCCGCTGTGATCATGGAACCCGTCCAGGGAGGATTTATTCCACCGGATGAAACTTTTCTGAAACGGTTACGCGAACTCACACACCAATATGGGATTGTACTGATATTTGACGAGGTGAAGACCGGGTTTCGCACCGGATTGTCGGGAGCCCAGGGATTATACGGGGTAATCCCCGATTTGACCGCCCTCGGAAAAGTGTTGGGTGGCGGTTTTCCTGTCGGCGCCGTCGGAGGACGGGGGGAGATGATGGAAATATGTTCACCCGCCGGTGGAGTGGACATTCTGACAACCGAACAGCGACAACCGTCACTCGGTCAGGGTCAACCCTTATTTCACAGCGGCACTTATAACGGTCATCCCGTTGTCCTCACCGCAGGGTTGGCCACGATCCAAACTCTTCAAGAATCCGGCGTCTATCCGCAACTGGAAGCAAACACAACGCAATTGCGCAAGGGAATGGAGGAAATCTTGAACCGCTACGGGATCGCATCACAGACCATCGGTGTGGGCAGCATTTTCAATCTGGTGCTTTCCGATCAGCCTGTCCGCCGAATCCAGGATGTACTGGAGTCGAATCTGTCCTTGCGAAGGAAATTGGACACGCACTTGTTAAACCAGGGGGTTTTCATCAAACCGCTCAATCGTTTTTCCCTGTCAACGGCACATACCGCCGAAGTGATTGATGAAACACTGGAACGATTGGAGCTTGCCGTCAAAAGCTTGGTGAGAAAGTAG
- a CDS encoding cupredoxin domain-containing protein encodes MLPIRFWLYLVAVLLLTGAVYITNAPFVARNASAGQPTAPSQEKTFYMVTGEFKGRYQGKKLEAYRWDPGMIVVHQGDRVHLVIRGVSGKEHPFSIQGYNVRGNVRQGQITRVSFTAYKPGTFQLICHTHPTAETNGPMIGYIVVLPRQTT; translated from the coding sequence ATGTTACCAATACGTTTTTGGCTGTATTTGGTGGCAGTCCTGCTCCTGACGGGTGCCGTCTATATAACGAATGCACCGTTTGTGGCACGTAACGCTTCCGCCGGTCAACCGACTGCGCCATCACAGGAAAAGACGTTTTATATGGTAACCGGGGAATTCAAAGGTCGGTACCAAGGAAAAAAGCTGGAAGCATACCGGTGGGACCCCGGTATGATCGTGGTTCACCAGGGGGATCGCGTTCATCTGGTCATTCGGGGCGTCAGCGGCAAAGAACATCCGTTTTCCATCCAAGGATACAACGTACGGGGCAATGTCAGACAGGGACAAATCACGCGCGTCTCCTTTACGGCCTACAAACCCGGTACATTTCAATTGATTTGCCATACTCATCCCACCGCCGAAACCAACGGTCCCATGATCGGATACATCGTCGTTTTGCCGAGACAAACGACGTAA
- a CDS encoding WYL domain-containing protein encodes MVDIVLQQAVRRNEPVEIIYMDNRAGTITQRQIRIYRMTAETVQAYCYERKAVRTFRRDHILAAQRGERRRGSWQ; translated from the coding sequence ATGGTGGACATCGTACTCCAACAGGCGGTTCGCCGGAACGAACCGGTGGAGATCATTTATATGGACAACCGGGCGGGTACGATCACCCAACGGCAGATACGGATTTACCGGATGACGGCAGAAACGGTCCAAGCTTATTGTTATGAGCGGAAAGCCGTGCGCACCTTCCGGCGGGACCATATTTTGGCTGCACAGAGGGGGGAGCGGCGGCGTGGATCGTGGCAATAA
- a CDS encoding YolD-like family protein, whose translation MFLPEHAALYRERKRERHTPPVLDEQRWEEIDRLVSEAMREGRTLRWTIFHPEGPYVVQGRVGRIRPEHGWIEVRGAGDGIRVPLNRLIDVAPVEE comes from the coding sequence ATGTTTCTTCCGGAACATGCGGCGTTGTACCGTGAACGAAAACGGGAACGGCATACTCCGCCCGTATTGGACGAACAGCGATGGGAAGAGATCGACCGGTTGGTATCCGAAGCCATGAGGGAAGGTCGGACACTGCGTTGGACCATTTTCCATCCCGAAGGCCCCTATGTCGTCCAAGGCCGCGTCGGCCGGATTCGTCCCGAACACGGATGGATCGAAGTGCGCGGAGCAGGAGACGGGATTCGGGTCCCGCTGAATCGTCTGATCGATGTCGCCCCGGTTGAAGAGTGA
- the sucC gene encoding ADP-forming succinate--CoA ligase subunit beta, giving the protein MNVHEYQGKEVLKQYGVAVPNGRVAFTPEEAVEAARALGGELWVVKAQIHAGGRGKAGGVKLARSLDEVRAYAEELLGKVLVTHQTGPEGKEVKRLLIEEGCKIEKEYYVGMVVDRSKGRVTMMASEEGGTEIEEVAAKTPEKIFKETIDPAVGLLPFQARRLAYAINIPRDRVNQAVKFMMGLYQAFVDKDCSLAEINPLVTTADGRVMALDAKLNFDDNALYRHPDIVELRDLDEEDPKEVEASKYDLNYIALDGNIGCMVNGAGLAMATMDIIKHYGGEPANFLDVGGGATTEKVTEAFKIILADPNVKGILVNIFGGIMKCDVIATGVVEAAKQVGLDRPLVVRLEGTNVEKGKQILNESGLKIVAADSMADAAQKIVSLVK; this is encoded by the coding sequence ATGAACGTACATGAGTACCAGGGCAAAGAGGTGCTGAAACAGTACGGGGTTGCGGTGCCGAACGGGCGAGTCGCTTTCACCCCGGAGGAAGCGGTGGAAGCGGCCCGGGCGTTGGGCGGAGAGCTGTGGGTGGTCAAAGCGCAAATTCACGCCGGCGGCCGCGGCAAAGCGGGCGGGGTGAAGTTGGCGCGCAGTTTGGATGAAGTACGCGCGTATGCGGAAGAATTGTTGGGCAAAGTGCTGGTCACCCATCAAACCGGCCCCGAAGGGAAAGAAGTGAAGCGCCTGCTGATCGAAGAAGGCTGCAAAATCGAGAAGGAATATTACGTCGGGATGGTCGTGGACCGTTCCAAAGGTCGCGTGACGATGATGGCTTCCGAAGAAGGCGGAACGGAGATTGAAGAAGTGGCGGCCAAGACACCGGAAAAAATCTTCAAGGAAACGATTGATCCGGCTGTCGGTTTGCTCCCGTTCCAAGCCCGTCGTCTCGCTTATGCGATCAACATCCCCCGCGATCGGGTGAACCAGGCCGTCAAGTTCATGATGGGCTTGTACCAAGCGTTTGTGGATAAAGATTGTTCGCTGGCGGAAATCAACCCGCTCGTCACAACGGCTGACGGTCGCGTGATGGCGTTGGATGCCAAGCTGAACTTCGACGACAATGCCCTGTATCGTCATCCCGACATCGTGGAGTTGCGCGATCTGGATGAAGAAGATCCGAAAGAAGTGGAAGCTTCCAAATACGACCTCAACTACATCGCCCTGGACGGCAACATCGGCTGCATGGTGAACGGGGCCGGCCTGGCGATGGCAACGATGGACATCATCAAACATTACGGCGGCGAACCTGCCAACTTCCTGGATGTGGGCGGCGGCGCGACGACCGAAAAAGTGACCGAAGCCTTCAAAATCATTTTGGCGGACCCCAATGTGAAGGGCATTTTGGTCAACATTTTCGGCGGGATCATGAAATGCGACGTGATCGCCACCGGTGTCGTGGAAGCGGCCAAACAGGTGGGATTGGATCGCCCCTTGGTTGTGCGGCTGGAAGGAACCAACGTGGAAAAAGGCAAACAGATCCTGAACGAATCCGGCTTGAAAATCGTGGCTGCCGATTCGATGGCCGACGCGGCGCAAAAAATCGTTTCGCTGGTGAAGTGA
- the sucD gene encoding succinate--CoA ligase subunit alpha, with protein MSIFVNQDTKVIVQNITGSTGSFHTKQMLEYGTKIVAGATPGKGGAEVEGVPVFDTVAEAVEKTGANASVIYVPPAFAADAIMEAVDAELDLVVCITEGIPVLDMVKVKRYMEGKKTRLIGPNCPGVITPGECKIGIMPGYIHTPGHVGIVSRSGTLTYEAVYQLTTRGIGQSTAVGIGGDPVNGTNFIDCLKAFQEDPDTKAVILIGEIGGTAEEEAAEWIRDHMDKPVVGFIGGQTAPPGKRMGHAGAIISGGKGTAAEKIAKLEECGVKVAPTPAAIGDTLVEVLKEKGLLEACITKK; from the coding sequence TTGAGTATCTTCGTCAATCAAGACACCAAAGTCATCGTGCAGAACATCACCGGTTCCACCGGCTCGTTCCACACCAAGCAAATGCTCGAGTACGGCACCAAAATCGTGGCCGGTGCCACCCCGGGCAAAGGAGGCGCCGAAGTGGAAGGCGTGCCGGTTTTTGATACTGTGGCCGAAGCGGTGGAAAAAACGGGGGCCAACGCGTCGGTGATCTACGTGCCGCCGGCATTCGCCGCGGACGCGATCATGGAAGCGGTGGATGCAGAACTGGACCTGGTCGTCTGCATCACCGAAGGCATCCCGGTATTGGACATGGTGAAAGTGAAACGGTATATGGAAGGCAAAAAGACGCGTCTGATCGGACCCAACTGTCCGGGCGTCATCACACCGGGCGAATGCAAAATCGGAATCATGCCCGGATACATTCACACTCCGGGGCACGTCGGGATCGTGTCCCGCAGCGGCACGCTCACTTATGAAGCGGTGTATCAGTTGACCACCCGCGGCATCGGACAGTCCACTGCGGTGGGGATCGGCGGCGACCCGGTGAATGGCACCAACTTTATCGACTGCCTGAAAGCGTTCCAGGAAGACCCGGACACCAAAGCCGTCATCTTGATCGGCGAAATCGGCGGTACGGCCGAAGAAGAAGCGGCCGAATGGATCCGGGATCATATGGACAAACCGGTGGTCGGGTTCATCGGCGGGCAAACGGCGCCTCCGGGCAAACGGATGGGGCATGCGGGCGCCATCATCTCCGGCGGTAAAGGTACCGCGGCGGAAAAAATCGCAAAGTTGGAGGAGTGCGGGGTCAAAGTGGCACCCACTCCGGCCGCCATCGGCGATACGCTGGTCGAGGTTCTGAAAGAGAAAGGCTTGCTGGAAGCCTGCATCACGAAGAAATGA
- the dprA gene encoding DNA-processing protein DprA, translating to MEERDAWIAVHQVKGAGWHTIDRLHRAGWVPTNPMTPSVMEAVRAMGVTQQRLDRIREKCTPSFVREVKEELRNREICTVTVWDDDYPPLLREIPQPPWVLYVKGDASLLSGPCVAVVGTRRPTPYGRRVARMLSEQLAGAGWVVVSGMAAGIDSEAHRGALRKNGATVAVLGTGVDVVYPKSNRSLYHELIQRGVVCSEMPPGTEPHPGLFPQRNRIISGLSYGTLVVEAAERSGSLITADCSMEQGREVFAVPGPITSTQSAGTHRLIQEGAKCVRGVEDIWEEFPHLMPAPPSESFREAALSLTMEEERVFALIGVDPVSLEEVMNRCPLPAEAVHSVLLSLQLKRCIRQLPGMQFVRM from the coding sequence GTGGAGGAGCGGGATGCATGGATCGCTGTGCATCAGGTGAAGGGAGCGGGTTGGCATACCATTGATCGGTTGCATCGGGCCGGTTGGGTTCCCACGAATCCGATGACCCCGTCCGTGATGGAGGCGGTCAGGGCGATGGGTGTCACGCAACAACGATTGGATCGAATCAGGGAAAAATGTACCCCGTCGTTTGTCCGTGAAGTGAAGGAGGAATTACGAAACAGGGAGATTTGTACGGTGACCGTGTGGGATGACGATTACCCACCTTTGCTGCGGGAGATCCCGCAACCTCCTTGGGTGTTGTATGTCAAAGGGGATGCATCCCTCCTCAGCGGCCCGTGCGTCGCCGTGGTGGGGACGCGCAGGCCGACGCCGTACGGCCGCCGGGTGGCACGCATGTTGTCGGAACAATTGGCTGGTGCCGGCTGGGTGGTGGTCAGCGGGATGGCGGCGGGGATCGACAGTGAAGCACATCGCGGCGCATTGCGGAAAAACGGGGCGACAGTGGCTGTATTGGGAACGGGCGTAGATGTGGTATACCCCAAAAGCAACCGGTCATTGTATCACGAATTGATCCAACGCGGTGTGGTCTGTTCGGAGATGCCGCCGGGGACGGAACCGCATCCCGGTCTGTTTCCTCAGCGGAATCGCATCATCAGCGGTTTGTCATACGGCACGCTGGTGGTGGAGGCCGCGGAGCGGAGCGGATCGCTCATCACCGCCGACTGCAGCATGGAACAAGGTCGGGAAGTGTTTGCCGTACCGGGGCCGATCACGTCCACCCAAAGCGCAGGAACGCACCGCCTCATCCAAGAAGGGGCGAAATGTGTGAGAGGGGTGGAAGACATTTGGGAAGAATTCCCTCATCTCATGCCTGCTCCTCCTTCCGAATCTTTCAGGGAAGCCGCGCTTTCTCTGACGATGGAGGAAGAGCGGGTGTTTGCGCTGATCGGGGTCGACCCCGTTTCATTGGAAGAAGTGATGAATCGATGTCCGCTGCCGGCTGAAGCGGTTCATTCCGTTTTGTTGTCCCTGCAGTTGAAACGGTGCATCCGGCAATTGCCGGGAATGCAGTTTGTCCGCATGTGA